The Fictibacillus arsenicus genome contains a region encoding:
- the motA gene encoding flagellar motor stator protein MotA, whose amino-acid sequence MDRSSLIGVILGIIAIGVGMVLKGVSPVSLLNPAALLIIFAGTAAAILIAFPMSEIKKIPALFKVLFQEQKLIDMKDLVTIFIEWATIARKEGLLALEPKAEEVDDPFLQQGIKMIVDGQPPEFIKDVLLKDLETMEERHASNATIFTQAGTYAPTLGVLGAVVGLVAALSNMADIVALGSAISAAFIATLFGIFTGYVLWHPFANKLKRKSKKEVMIKEIMIEGLLSIQDGTSPKILEEKLLTYIPTSERDQYKAGGTVG is encoded by the coding sequence ATGGATCGCTCAAGTTTAATAGGGGTTATTCTTGGAATTATTGCAATCGGAGTCGGGATGGTATTAAAAGGTGTCAGTCCGGTTTCTTTACTCAATCCTGCAGCACTGTTAATTATTTTTGCTGGTACTGCTGCAGCCATTCTAATTGCATTTCCTATGAGTGAAATAAAAAAAATACCAGCATTGTTTAAAGTGCTTTTTCAAGAACAGAAACTCATTGATATGAAGGACCTTGTGACGATCTTTATCGAATGGGCTACAATCGCCAGAAAAGAAGGTCTTCTTGCCCTTGAACCTAAAGCAGAAGAAGTAGATGATCCATTTTTACAGCAAGGAATCAAAATGATTGTTGACGGCCAGCCTCCTGAATTTATAAAAGATGTGCTATTAAAAGACTTGGAAACAATGGAAGAACGTCATGCATCTAACGCCACAATCTTCACACAAGCTGGTACTTATGCTCCTACTCTTGGTGTATTGGGAGCAGTTGTTGGACTTGTTGCTGCATTAAGCAATATGGCAGACATCGTTGCACTAGGCTCCGCGATTTCAGCAGCATTCATCGCAACATTGTTCGGGATCTTTACCGGTTATGTACTTTGGCATCCATTCGCCAATAAATTAAAACGCAAATCAAAGAAAGAAGTCATGATTAAAGAAATTATGATTGAAGGATTATTATCCATTCAAGATGGCACATCACCAAAGATTTTAGAAGAAAAGCTGTTAACGTATATTCCGACTAGTGAACGCGACCAATATAAAGCGGGTGGTACAGTTGGCTAA
- a CDS encoding TlpA disulfide reductase family protein, which produces MKLKPVILTLIFAGLIGLALYTSQKENEEAKKQTPAAQNTGLKPGSMAPDFTLHSLDGKQISLKEYRGKKVILNFWATWCPPCREEMPEMQKFYQDYKQKDVEILAVNLEYSETKPEKVRDFVKEYELAFPVPLDEKNTTGKQFRAVSIPTSYFIDKEGTITKMHIGPMDYELMENEIKKMN; this is translated from the coding sequence TTGAAGCTCAAGCCTGTTATTCTCACACTTATATTTGCAGGTTTAATTGGTCTTGCATTATATACATCACAAAAAGAAAATGAAGAGGCGAAAAAGCAGACACCAGCTGCACAAAATACCGGTTTAAAACCAGGAAGTATGGCGCCTGATTTTACCCTTCATTCACTCGATGGAAAACAAATCTCACTTAAAGAATATAGGGGAAAAAAAGTAATATTAAATTTCTGGGCAACGTGGTGTCCGCCATGCCGTGAAGAAATGCCTGAGATGCAGAAGTTTTATCAAGATTATAAACAGAAGGATGTAGAGATCCTCGCGGTTAACCTGGAATACTCTGAGACAAAACCGGAGAAAGTCAGGGATTTTGTAAAAGAATATGAACTTGCTTTTCCGGTTCCGCTCGATGAAAAAAACACAACTGGAAAACAGTTCAGAGCGGTCTCAATTCCGACTAGCTATTTTATTGACAAAGAAGGAACCATCACGAAAATGCATATAGGACCGATGGACTATGAACTAATGGAG